Proteins encoded together in one Pseudomonas arsenicoxydans window:
- the prmB gene encoding 50S ribosomal protein L3 N(5)-glutamine methyltransferase translates to MITSRLRTLRDHIRWAVSRFHGEDLFFGHGTDNAWDEARQLVLGALHLPWEIADSYLDCNLEEDEVVNLQRLLKRRIEQRIPTAYLLGEAWFCGMSFIVDERVLIPRSPIGELIEKRFEPWLGAEPARILDLCTGSGCIGIACAYEFQKAEVVLADLSFEALEVANQNIERHGVDERVYTVQGDGFDGLPGQRFDLIVSNPPYVDAEDFADMPDEYQHEPELGLACGDDGLNLVRRMLAEAADHLTEKGLLIVEVGNSQVHVEALYPEVDFAWLDFERGGHGVFMLTAEQCRDHQALFASRV, encoded by the coding sequence GTGATCACTTCCCGCCTTCGTACCCTGCGTGACCATATCCGTTGGGCCGTCAGCCGCTTCCATGGGGAGGATCTGTTTTTCGGCCATGGGACCGACAACGCTTGGGACGAAGCCCGTCAACTGGTGCTCGGTGCCTTGCACTTGCCGTGGGAAATCGCCGACAGCTACCTGGACTGCAATCTGGAAGAGGACGAGGTGGTCAATCTGCAACGCTTGCTCAAGCGTCGTATCGAACAGCGCATTCCCACCGCTTACTTGCTGGGCGAGGCCTGGTTCTGTGGCATGTCGTTCATCGTCGACGAGCGCGTACTGATCCCGCGTTCACCGATTGGCGAACTGATCGAAAAACGTTTCGAGCCTTGGTTGGGCGCCGAACCTGCACGCATTCTCGACTTGTGCACCGGTTCCGGTTGCATCGGCATCGCCTGTGCCTATGAGTTCCAGAAGGCCGAAGTGGTGCTGGCCGACCTGTCGTTCGAAGCGCTGGAGGTGGCCAACCAGAACATCGAGCGTCACGGCGTGGATGAGCGGGTGTACACCGTTCAAGGTGATGGTTTTGACGGTTTGCCGGGTCAGCGTTTCGACCTGATCGTGTCGAACCCACCCTATGTCGATGCGGAAGATTTTGCTGACATGCCGGACGAATACCAGCATGAACCGGAATTGGGCCTGGCCTGTGGCGATGATGGTTTGAACCTGGTGCGACGGATGCTCGCCGAAGCGGCGGATCATTTGACCGAGAAGGGCTTGCTGATTGTTGAAGTGGGCAACAGCCAGGTGCATGTCGAGGCGCTGTACCCGGAAGTCGACTTCGCCTGGCTCGATTTCGAACGTGGCGGGCATGGCGTGTTCATGTTGACCGCAGAGCAGTGCCGCGATCATCAAGCGTTGTTCGCTTCCCGCGTCTGA
- the folE gene encoding GTP cyclohydrolase I FolE, with the protein MSLEQNYTAILGQLGEDVSREGLLDTPKRAAKAMQYLCRGYEQTLEEVTNGALFSSDNSEMVLVKDIELYSLCEHHLLPFIGKAHVAYIPSGKVLGLSKVARIVDMYARRLQIQENLSRQIADAVQQVTGALGVAVVIEAKHMCMMMRGVEKQNSSMITSVMLGEFRENAATRSEFLSLIK; encoded by the coding sequence ATGTCCCTGGAACAGAATTACACCGCGATTCTCGGCCAATTGGGCGAGGACGTCTCCCGCGAGGGCCTGCTCGACACGCCAAAGCGTGCCGCCAAAGCCATGCAGTACCTCTGCCGCGGCTATGAACAGACACTGGAAGAAGTCACCAACGGTGCCTTGTTCAGCTCCGATAACAGCGAAATGGTGCTGGTCAAGGACATCGAGCTCTACTCGTTGTGCGAACACCACCTGTTGCCGTTCATCGGCAAGGCTCACGTCGCCTACATTCCGAGCGGCAAAGTGCTGGGCCTGTCGAAAGTCGCGCGGATCGTCGATATGTACGCCCGCCGCCTGCAGATCCAGGAAAACCTCAGCCGCCAGATCGCCGATGCGGTCCAGCAAGTCACCGGCGCCTTGGGCGTTGCGGTGGTGATCGAGGCCAAGCACATGTGCATGATGATGCGCGGTGTGGAGAAACAGAACTCGTCGATGATCACCTCGGTGATGCTGGGTGAGTTCCGCGAAAACGCGGCGACCCGCAGCGAGTTTCTCAGCCTGATCAAGTAA
- a CDS encoding Smr/MutS family protein, whose product MQDDDFSLFKSAIQGVKPIKHDRADTGKPKADRAQIAKLRQAATVRTDATTVDGLSDQFVIDVGPEDELMWARDGVQESQMRKLKIGQIPFEGSLDLHGMTVEKARETLWAFLAEATKFEIRCVRVTHGKAVRLDGKRPMIKSHVNTWLRQHSQVLGFTSCQPKHGGAGAVYVMLKRTMMEGRDE is encoded by the coding sequence ATGCAAGACGACGATTTTTCCCTGTTCAAAAGTGCGATCCAAGGCGTCAAGCCGATCAAGCACGATCGCGCCGACACCGGCAAACCCAAGGCCGACCGCGCGCAAATCGCCAAGTTGCGCCAGGCCGCGACCGTTCGCACCGACGCCACCACGGTTGATGGCTTGTCCGATCAGTTCGTCATCGACGTCGGCCCGGAAGACGAGTTGATGTGGGCGCGCGACGGCGTTCAGGAAAGCCAGATGCGCAAGCTCAAGATCGGACAGATTCCGTTCGAAGGCAGCCTGGACCTGCATGGCATGACCGTGGAAAAGGCCCGGGAAACCCTCTGGGCGTTTCTGGCCGAAGCGACCAAATTCGAAATCCGCTGTGTGCGCGTCACCCACGGTAAAGCCGTGCGCCTGGACGGCAAGCGGCCGATGATCAAAAGTCACGTCAACACCTGGCTGCGCCAGCATTCCCAAGTGCTCGGTTTCACCTCGTGCCAACCCAAGCACGGTGGCGCCGGCGCCGTTTATGTGATGCTCAAACGAACCATGATGGAAGGCCGCGACGAGTAA
- a CDS encoding glutathione S-transferase N-terminal domain-containing protein, whose amino-acid sequence MFVKALRVGLGQLIIFIDFITRPGKKQRPAEVQAQVNTAAKTLTLYQFHACPFCVKTRRTLRRLNVPVALRDAKNNEQDRQTLLQQGGKIKVPCLRIEENGQTTWMYESKVIIDYLDKRFAAA is encoded by the coding sequence GTGTTCGTAAAAGCGCTTCGTGTCGGCCTTGGCCAACTGATCATCTTCATCGACTTCATCACCCGTCCAGGCAAGAAACAACGTCCTGCCGAGGTTCAGGCCCAGGTCAACACGGCGGCCAAGACCCTGACGCTGTATCAGTTTCACGCCTGCCCGTTCTGCGTGAAAACCCGCCGCACCTTGCGCCGCCTGAACGTGCCGGTGGCGTTGCGTGATGCGAAAAACAATGAACAGGATCGCCAGACCTTGCTGCAACAAGGCGGCAAGATCAAAGTGCCGTGCCTGCGCATTGAAGAGAATGGGCAGACCACCTGGATGTATGAGTCCAAGGTGATTATTGATTATCTGGATAAGCGATTTGCTGCGGCCTGA
- a CDS encoding cysteine hydrolase family protein, producing MSVPKTMFQLSGRGYAAANLGHATLVIIDAQKEYLSGPLALSGMDAAVANIKQLVAAARAAGRPIVHVRHLGTVGGLFDPQGERGEFIPGLEPQGDETIIGKLLPSAFHGTQLYDRLQELGSLDLIVCGFMSHSSVSTTVRAAKNLGFRCTLVEDACATRDLPYKGGVLTAEHVQHTEMAIMADNFATLALTHDLI from the coding sequence ATGTCCGTTCCAAAAACGATGTTTCAACTCAGCGGCCGCGGTTACGCAGCAGCCAATCTGGGTCACGCGACCCTAGTCATCATCGATGCCCAGAAAGAATACCTCAGTGGTCCGTTGGCCCTGAGCGGCATGGATGCTGCCGTCGCGAACATCAAGCAACTGGTCGCCGCTGCCCGCGCGGCGGGTCGGCCGATTGTGCATGTGCGTCACTTGGGTACCGTGGGTGGTCTGTTCGATCCACAAGGCGAACGCGGTGAGTTCATCCCGGGGCTTGAGCCGCAGGGCGATGAAACCATTATCGGCAAGCTGTTGCCGAGCGCGTTTCACGGCACCCAATTGTACGATCGACTGCAAGAACTGGGCTCCCTGGACCTGATCGTTTGTGGCTTCATGAGTCATTCCAGCGTGAGCACCACCGTGCGCGCGGCGAAAAACCTGGGCTTTCGCTGCACGTTGGTGGAAGACGCCTGCGCGACCCGCGATTTGCCCTACAAGGGTGGCGTACTCACGGCCGAGCATGTGCAGCACACGGAAATGGCGATCATGGCGGATAACTTCGCCACCCTCGCGCTGACTCACGACCTGATCTGA